In one window of Camelina sativa cultivar DH55 chromosome 15, Cs, whole genome shotgun sequence DNA:
- the LOC104746376 gene encoding uncharacterized protein LOC104746376 isoform X4, translating to MCGLQTGFGRVPWLEDFSYVNDTAALQENGRVNLDFGQTCNREQFKQFSSFLSRLIATTKDFSLPPERQKFGLITEESLASSFNIGKSDSWAAIIQLAGCPHCSKILKAGDDISRFLKMENPIVTELEDDWQDHESSFPASKPSIILFVDRSSGSLEDRRRSMKALDTFREVAAQHKLSDIKNWKNDIKYENFVGQAAQESGSVSLPKTVLKFKTIKLEKKVSFMILDGDKKVALDTIAPGPGMEGSSLQEILTNLLHRRRESKLSSLAKDVGFRLLSDDVHIKVMDALPSQAEVISRQDTASSLAEGSSVISLQSKEGDVQNRVSMRSEGKDEMKSFESESSSPSDEDQVSTDGSEQLVMTETDKTEVNLTDKLHSEPKEDPVHSFTGSFFFSDANYALLRALTGDVKIPSAVIVNPALQQHYVLQHELAFSYSSLVDFLHGYLNGRLSPYTQSESTTEMPRQATVPPFVNQDFHEVDSIPRVTVNTFSHMVHAWNQSSAEKAPCPLCQDVLVLFSNNWCGFCQRMELVLREVYRSLKEYKEITQGGYRNNQGLFKSAEKPTNDKNLKFPRIYLMDCTLNDCSLILKSINQREVYPSLILFPAERNKVIPYEGETSVTDITEFLTRHANNSREFFRIIPSLSGKGRRNSNMFDQSSCGVNNKVTDGDKLVEVVLRDREPVEREVNHDQVNSQSPPMHSLTTAPQVKTGTILVATEKLAASQPFSKSKILILKAGPEFGFLGVIFNKRLRWKSFPDLGETAELLKETPLYFGGPVVDPGVPLLALTRERDSSTNHDHQEISPGVYFLDHQSVAHRIQELKSRELNPSDYWFFLGYSSWSYDQLFDEIGLGAWDVDNSGIDFGWP from the exons ATGTGTGGACTCCAAACTGGATTTGGTAGAGTTCCTTGGCTTGAGGATTTTAGCTATGTCAATGATACTGCTGCTTTGCAGGAAAATGGCAGGGTAAATCTGGATTTTGGACAGACATGTAACCGTGAACAGTTCAAGCAATTTAGTTCATTCCTCTCAAGATTGATTGCCACCACAAAAGATTTTTCTCTGCCTCCTGAAAGGCAAAAATTTGGTCTGATCACAGAAGAATCATTGGCTTCATCGTTTAATATTGGAAAATCTGATTCATGGGCAGCGATCATTCAGCTGGCAGGATGTCCACACTGCTCAAAGATTCTCAAGGCCGGGGACGACATTTCGAGATTCTTAAAGATGGAAAATCCAATAGTCACAGAG CTGGAGGACGACTGGCAGGACCATGAATCTTCCTTCCCTGCAAGTAAACCGTCAATAATTCTTTTTGTGGATAGATCAAGTGGGTCTTTGGAGGATAGGAGGAGGAGTATGAAAGCACTCGATACTTTCCGAGAGGTAGCTGCACAGCATAAGTTGTCTGACATAAAAAACTGGAAGAATGATATTAAGTATGAGAACTTCGTTGGCCAGGCTGCTCAAGAATCAGGGTCCGTGTCACTTCCGAAAACTGTCCTAAAGTTTAAAACTATTAAGTTAGAAAAGAAAGTTTCGTTTATGATTTTGGATGGGGATAAAAAAGTAGCCCTAGATACTATAGCACCAGGTCCAGGTATGGAAGGCAGTTCCCTGCAGGAGATTCTGACAAATCTTCTtcacagaagaagagaaagtaaaTTGAGCTCACTTGCTAAGGATGTTGGTTTCCGTCTATTATCTGATGATGTGCACATAAAAGTGATGGATGCATTACCATCACAAGCAGAAGTTATCTCTAGACAAGATACAGCTTCATCTTTGGCAGAAGGTTCTAGTGTAATTTCTCTTCAATCTAAAGAAGGAGATGTGCAAAACAGAGTCAGTATGAGATCTGAAGGAAAAGATGAAATGAAATCCTTTGAAAGTGAATCTTCCTCCCCCAGTGATGAAGACCAAGTTTCAACGGACGGAAGTGAACAATTAGTAATGACAGAAACTGATAAGACTGAAGTTAACTTAACAGACAAACTGCACTCGGAACCGAAGGAAGATCCAGTGCATAGTTTCACGGGTTCATTTTTCTTCTCTGACGCAAATTATGCATTGCTTAGAGCTCTGACTGGTGATGTTAAGATTCCATCAGCAGTAATAGTCAATCCTGCTTTACAACAGCACTATGTCCTTCAACATGAGTTAGCATTCAGCTATTCATCACTGGTTGACTTTCTCCATGGATACCTCAATGGACGTCTATCACCTTATACACAGTCTGAATCTACCACTGAAATGCCTAGACAAGCTACAGTTCCACCTTTTGTTAACCAGGATTTTCACGAGGTGGATTCTATTCCCCGTGTCACTGTCAATACTTTCTCCCACATGGTTCATGCATGGAATCAATCCAGTGCAGAGAAGGCTCCCTGTCCTTTGTGCCAAGACGTTTTGGTCCTTTTCAGCAATAATTGGTGTGGGTTTTGTCAGAGGATGGAGCTAGTTCTACGTGAAGTATACCGATCactaaaagaatataaagagaTAACTCAAGGCGGATACAGGAACAATCAAGGGCTTTTCAAATCAG CAGAGAAACCAACTAATGACAAGAATCTAAAATTTCCCCGTATCTACTTAATGGACTGCACGTTGAATGATTGCAGCTTAATCCTAAAGTCGATCAATCAG AGGGAAGTGTATCCTTCTCTGATATTGTTTCCAGCCGAGAGAAACAAAGTCATTCCATATGAAGGGGAGACATCTGTAACTGACATAACAGAGTTTCTAACTCGCCATGCGAATAACTCTCGTGAATTTTTCA GAATCATCCCTTCTCTGTctggaaaaggaagaagaaactcaaacaTGTTCGATCAATCTTCATGCGGGGTAAACAATAAAGTGACAGATGGTGATAAACTTGTTGAGGTCGTTTTAAGGGACAGAGAGCCTGTGGAAAGAGAGGTAAATCATGACCAGGTCAATTCCCAATCTCCTCCGATGCACTCACTCACAACCGCTCCCCAAGTGAAAACCGGCACAATCCTGGTCGCTACAGAAAAGCTAGCTGCCTCCCAACCGTTTTCTAAATCAAAGATTCTGATCCTAAAAGCAGGCCCCGAATTCGGTTTCTTGGGTGTAATCTTCAACAAACGGTTGAGATGGAAATCATTCCCTGACCTCGGCGAAACAGCCGAGCTCTTGAAAGAAACTCCTTTATATTTTGGAGGTCCTGTCGTTGATCCAGGAGTACCCCTTTTAGCTCTGACCCGAGAGCGAGACTCTTCCACAAACCATGATCACCAAGAGATCTCACCAGGCGTGTATTTCCTAGATCATCAATCTGTGGCCCATCGAATccaagagttaaaatcaagagAGCTGAATCCGAGTGACTACTGGTTTTTCTTGGGATACTCAAGTTGGAGTTATGATCAGTTGTTTGATGAGATCGGTCTTGGAGCATGGGATGTTGATAATAGCGGCATTGACTTTGGTTGGCCTTGA